Below is a genomic region from Hevea brasiliensis isolate MT/VB/25A 57/8 chromosome 3, ASM3005281v1, whole genome shotgun sequence.
CCCAGGACCTCTATTTCCTAATCACATGAACATATATAacacaattaataaaaaaatgaacACTAATAATCAAAATCATTAGAATCCCATTAAAGCAACACTAACCATGAAGAAGTGAATGCAGACTCCCATTGGGAAGATAGTCATAAACAAGAAGTTTCTCTTCCTTGGCATAATAGTAAGCTCTAAATCTCACAATATTTGGATGCTTAAGCTTCCCAATCAAATCCATATACTGTTCAAACTCCTTCCTAGCACAAGGGTTGGCGTCCTTCAACCTCTTAACCGCCACCGTACATCCGTCGTCGAGCACCGCCTTGTAGACCGTTCCTAAGCTTCCTTTACCAAGCATCTCCGCCGAGGCACGCAACAAGTCCTCCAGCTCAAACTGCTGCCTCCTATCAAAGAAAACTAGCCTACTTCTATCAGTGGCATTAGTCCCATCGCTATCTCCACCCCCATTTGCATACACTCTCTTTTCGCTTCCATAGCTGCTTCCACTCTTCCTTCTTTTTCCGCTCTCACTGCCCACTTTAGAGCTTCCACTTCTGTCCCTACCGCAATAGTAAGCAACTAAAAATGAAACCACCACCAAGAGAGCCACGCAATTGGCAATCACAATTGCCACTATAACTCCAGGGCTTAGCCCTTTATGTGTCTGAGGCTTGTCTTTGTTGAGGAGAGGTGTTTGGGGCATTGAGCTCGGGTTTGATGGCACCGTTTGAGCTGAAGCATCAGCCGGTACAGTTCCTGTGAAGGAACACGCTGGTAATGGGCTCGACCCACATAACCCTTCATTGCCAAAAAAGCTCCGTTCACTGAATTTCTTCGACAGGTTATCTGGTAACCGTCCATATAGTTCGTTGTTGGACAAATTGAGTTCTTTTAGATAGGGAAGTGACTTGGAGAGATCCGGGATTTGGCCGGAAAGTTCATTGTTTTCTAAACGGAGAGTTAAGAGCTTGGTCAAGTTGGACAATCCTTCGGGAATCTCACCGCGGATGTTGTTGTCCGATAAGTCCAAGCGGAGGAGCCGCTTGAGAGAGGAAATCTCTTGTGGGATTTCACCGGAGAAGTCATTGCCAGCAAGATAAACAAGCTTGAGTTTGGTGCAGTTGGTGAGCGGCAAAACTGAGCCGTTGAGGCGGTTTTCATGGAGGTCGATGAAGCGAAGCTGATCAAGAAGAGAAAGGGAAGTAATGGGTCCACGGAGGGAGAAAGAAGGGAGAGAAAGGGAAACAACACGGCCAGTGGTGGAGCACTTGACGCCAACCCAAGAAGAAGGGGAGGAAGCACAAGCATTTGGTCCAGTCCAGTTGGTGAGAAGGTTGCCGTGGGTGTCGGTGTTGAGGCGGAAGAGAGTAAGAGCTTCTGTATCATTGTGGGCAGCAGcaagagaaggaagaagaagaagaagaagcagaggGAGTGTGAAAGAGAAGAGGAAGGGAAAGAGGAGAGAAAACTTTCCCTTCATGTTAGGTAAATTTTCTGGATCTTGGGCGGGAAGAGAAAGGGTAGAGAATGTGTTTTAAAAATAtacaagaaagaagaagaaggaaagatgGATTCTTTCTCTCcttctattttgtccctcttcATGTCATCACATAGATGGAGAGAGAAAATATTAGAAAAGTTTAAATATTGAGAgagggagattttttttttttaatttttaattttttttttaaaattttgaaagtgtTGATGATGGGTTATGATTAAAGGATGGGAGGTGGGGgagattaaattattatatttttttccctTTCATGTATAGATATGAGAAGGAGAATATGATTAAAGGTGAAATAATAGATGATTGGTTGCTTCAATGATTGCTGTTTTTCACCCCTTCCATTTAGAAATGAGTGAATCCTTTTACTTTTTGTAATCTCTTTTAATTACTTTGCTTATGGgtgattattattttatattatggaGCTTCTTAATTGTTTGCATGCTTACCTCTCCTTTAAGGGAAaattttatttagatttaatttattataaatttaaaatataaatatataaaattatatatttaataagtaaattaTATCATATATCTTATATTTGGGTCTATCATAAATTGaatataagtaaaaaaaaaaaaattatgagatcTATATATTTAATAGGTGAATCATACCTTATATCTTGTGTCTTGAATTTAAATTGagtatagattaaaaaaaaattctcatttttaatattaattgtattaactatttaatttaatttgatttaatggcTAAATATATATCACTTACATGACTGACTCAGATTTAAGTCTCATTCTCTTAATTTCGTATTAAAAAACAATTAACTCTCGGTAgaaaaaatgttgatttttgttTGAGAGCATCATcattagaa
It encodes:
- the LOC110636323 gene encoding leucine-rich repeat receptor-like protein kinase PXC1; the protein is MKGKFSLLFPFLFSFTLPLLLLLLLPSLAAAHNDTEALTLFRLNTDTHGNLLTNWTGPNACASSPSSWVGVKCSTTGRVVSLSLPSFSLRGPITSLSLLDQLRFIDLHENRLNGSVLPLTNCTKLKLVYLAGNDFSGEIPQEISSLKRLLRLDLSDNNIRGEIPEGLSNLTKLLTLRLENNELSGQIPDLSKSLPYLKELNLSNNELYGRLPDNLSKKFSERSFFGNEGLCGSSPLPACSFTGTVPADASAQTVPSNPSSMPQTPLLNKDKPQTHKGLSPGVIVAIVIANCVALLVVVSFLVAYYCGRDRSGSSKVGSESGKRRKSGSSYGSEKRVYANGGGDSDGTNATDRSRLVFFDRRQQFELEDLLRASAEMLGKGSLGTVYKAVLDDGCTVAVKRLKDANPCARKEFEQYMDLIGKLKHPNIVRFRAYYYAKEEKLLVYDYLPNGSLHSLLHGNRGPGRIPLDWTTRISLVLGAARGLAKIHEEYSASKIPHGNVKSSNVLLDKNGVACISDFGLSLLLNPVHAIARMGGYKAPEQAEIKRLSQKADAYSFGVLLLEVLTGRAPSQYPSPTRPRIEEEEQEVDLPKWVRSVVKEEWTAEVFDQELLRYKNIEEELVSMLHVGLACVVPQPEKRPTMAEVVKMIEDIRVEQSPLGEDYNESRNSLSPSLATTEDGLAGY